Proteins from a single region of Mus pahari chromosome 2, PAHARI_EIJ_v1.1, whole genome shotgun sequence:
- the LOC110316705 gene encoding olfactory receptor 13-like: MGGNQTLITQFILLGFPLSPRMQMFLFALFSLFYAFTLLGNGTILGLICLDSRLHTPMYFFLSHLAIVDIAYACNTVPQMLVNLMDPAKPISFAGCMTQTFLFLTFAHTECLLLVVMSYDRYVAICHPLRYTAIMSWRVCVILVLTSWIFGVLLALVHLILLLPLPFCGSQKVNHFFCEIIAVLKLACSDTRINEFMVLAGAVSVLVGPFSSIVVSYAHILCAILKIKSQQGRQKAFSTCSSHLCVVGLFYGTAIVMYIGPQHGKSNEQKKYLLLFHSLFNPMLNPLIYSLRNKEVKSALKRTLFKEDTS, from the coding sequence ATGGGGGGAAATCAGACTTTGATCACACAGTTCATCCTCTTGGGATTTCCGCTCAGCCCAAGGATGCAGATGTTCCTTTTTGCCCTCTTCTCCCTGTTCTATGCCTTCACCCTGCTGGGGAATGGGACCATCCTGGGACTTATCTGCCTGGACTCCAGACTCcacactcccatgtacttctttctGTCCCACCTGGCCATCGTTGATATTGCCTATGCCTGCAACACAGTGCCCCAGATGCTGGTAAACCTCATGGATCCAGCCAAGCCGATCTCTTTTGCTGGCTGCATGACACAGACCTTTCTCTTTTTGACGTTTGCACACACAGAATGTCTCCTACTGGTGGTGATGTCCTATGATCGGTATGTAGCCATCTGCCACCCACTCCGATACACTGCTATCATGAGCTGGAGAGTTTGTGTTATCCTGGTGCTGACTTCCTGGATTTTTGGAGTACTCTTGGCCCTGGTCCATCTAATATTGCTGTTACCATTACCCTTCTGCGGCTCGCAAAAAGTGAATCACTTTTTCTGTGAAATTATAGCTGTTCTCAAACTTGCTTGTTCAGACACCCGCATCAATGAGTTCATGGTTTTAGCTGGGGCTGTGTCTGTGCTTGTTGGACCATTTTCTTCAATTGTAGTCTCTTATGCTCATATTCTGTGTGCCATCCTGAAGATTAAGTCACAGCAGGGACGCCAGAAAGCCTTCTCCACTTGTTCCTCCCATCTCTGTGTTGTTGGACTCTTTTATGGTACAGCCATTGTCATGTACATTGGGCCTCAACACGGGAAGTCCAATGAGCAGAAGAAATATCTCTTGCTATTCCATAGCCTTTTCAATCCTATGCTCAACCCCCTGATCTATAGTCTGAGGAACAAAGAGGTCAAAAGCGCTCTGAAGAGGACACTCTTCAAGGAGGACACCTCTTGA